The following are from one region of the Stigmatella ashevillena genome:
- a CDS encoding DEAD/DEAH box helicase, which produces MTRLYVTETGKQIALSGLLPETAHYLLDYVSRNHALLCSMLPTEGKGAGDLDQFNYCLMNAALTSTEFEGTHRTRIVPYGFEETTANKLVQTYSASLAEAPWEAHRRAANASTLLMDWLEGVDISALEDTYPDLRAGPIQALCRDLAWCLSGLANILASATRPNLSVNERPACMKQTLPQALQALHRLPAFIRLLIRRLLAGLPTPALWLLELEPALGGRAVSRNEAISLHQVGLSSLESLRRRAHWEELIRILAATGASDAKARAHEIQTMAHAWHGKRRERALKRQLQRLDETDQPLLKEFYDSREKKFEAAFDALMKRVGIPCTLFDSGQKPGAFDYLLRIEGRPPIIVECKTKQGDNLVDLNAARTVLSSSEQYGHPGTFCVTLCQPGVDPNVIESLQECTRLSIAETHDFAEAMTRLMTNSLTAQSFHDWLTQPGQVTSEMLLAYTNSATESAD; this is translated from the coding sequence ATGACTCGCCTGTATGTCACGGAAACTGGCAAGCAGATCGCCCTGAGCGGCCTGCTTCCAGAAACCGCCCACTACCTCCTGGACTATGTCTCGAGGAACCACGCACTTCTCTGCTCGATGCTTCCCACAGAAGGAAAGGGCGCTGGAGATCTGGACCAGTTCAACTATTGCCTGATGAATGCAGCGCTCACGTCTACCGAGTTCGAGGGCACGCACAGGACCCGTATCGTGCCCTACGGGTTCGAGGAAACCACCGCCAACAAACTCGTGCAGACGTACTCCGCAAGTCTCGCGGAAGCCCCCTGGGAAGCGCATCGACGCGCGGCCAACGCCTCCACCCTTCTCATGGACTGGCTCGAAGGCGTCGACATCAGCGCCCTGGAGGACACCTATCCAGATCTCCGGGCGGGTCCCATTCAGGCCTTGTGCCGCGATCTCGCTTGGTGCCTCTCAGGACTTGCCAACATTCTCGCGTCCGCCACCCGCCCCAACCTCTCTGTCAACGAGCGGCCCGCCTGCATGAAGCAAACGCTCCCCCAGGCCCTCCAAGCACTGCACCGGCTGCCTGCGTTCATCCGGTTGCTGATCCGGCGTCTCCTGGCCGGCTTGCCCACGCCAGCGCTCTGGCTACTTGAGCTGGAGCCCGCCCTAGGTGGGCGTGCCGTGTCCAGGAATGAGGCCATCTCGCTTCACCAGGTGGGCTTGAGCTCCCTGGAGAGCCTCCGACGCCGAGCCCACTGGGAGGAGCTCATCCGCATCCTCGCCGCCACCGGCGCCTCCGACGCCAAGGCCCGTGCACACGAGATCCAGACCATGGCTCACGCGTGGCATGGGAAGCGGCGCGAGCGCGCCCTGAAGCGCCAACTCCAGCGCCTCGATGAGACCGATCAGCCCTTGCTCAAGGAGTTCTATGACAGCCGGGAGAAGAAGTTCGAAGCCGCCTTCGACGCCCTGATGAAGCGCGTGGGGATTCCGTGCACGCTGTTTGACTCGGGTCAAAAGCCGGGCGCCTTCGACTACCTCCTGCGCATCGAAGGCAGGCCCCCAATCATCGTCGAGTGCAAGACCAAGCAAGGAGACAATCTCGTCGATCTCAACGCCGCGAGGACCGTGCTCAGCAGTTCGGAGCAGTACGGCCACCCGGGCACCTTCTGCGTCACGCTCTGCCAGCCGGGCGTCGATCCCAACGTCATCGAGAGCCTGCAAGAATGTACCCGCCTGAGCATTGCCGAGACACACGACTTCGCGGAGGCGATGACACGCCTCATGACGAACTCGCTGACCGCGCAGTCGTTCCATGACTGGCTGACCCAGCCCGGTCAGGTCACCTCGGAGATGCTCCTGGCCTATACGAACTCAGCCACGGAATCCGCCGACTGA
- the bioA gene encoding adenosylmethionine--8-amino-7-oxononanoate transaminase — MKREDIVSLDKRHVWHPYTAMEAYIGVTDPLVVVGSEGAYLVDADGRRYLDANGSWWVSTLGHRHPRLVKALVEQAGTLAHVSLAGVTHEPAARLAAELVALAPGAGDEGLPVGERLSRVFYVDNGSTAVEVAIKMAAQYWAQNGQPRRTRFVTLSGAFHGETLGATSVGGVPAFRDVFGPLLFDVVHVPSPAEEGGWERAFAEVEQALKAFPDEVAGVILEPVVQGAAGMQVYAPAFVRAVREATRAVDTFLIADEVFTGLGRTGARFACELAGVVPDLLCLAKALSGGLMPFAATLATERVFSGFLGGRERALYYGHSYCGNPLGAAVAREVLAVYRDEDVLGQVARKAPRVKAAFERMAERVPGLVRPRALGMVGAVDLGGGGYLAGGGWRVYEAARRRGLYLRPLGDTVYISPALNIPEDTLEALLNGVEESLREAAVG; from the coding sequence GTGAAGCGAGAAGACATTGTTTCGCTGGATAAGCGGCACGTGTGGCATCCCTATACGGCCATGGAGGCCTACATCGGTGTAACGGATCCCCTGGTGGTGGTAGGGTCCGAGGGCGCCTACCTGGTGGATGCGGACGGCCGCCGCTATCTCGATGCGAATGGCTCGTGGTGGGTGTCCACGCTGGGGCACCGGCACCCCCGGTTGGTGAAGGCCCTGGTGGAGCAGGCCGGGACGCTGGCGCACGTCTCCTTGGCGGGAGTCACCCACGAGCCCGCGGCGCGGCTGGCGGCGGAGTTGGTGGCGCTGGCGCCGGGGGCGGGGGACGAAGGCCTGCCTGTCGGCGAACGGCTCTCCCGGGTCTTCTACGTGGACAATGGGAGCACGGCGGTGGAGGTGGCCATCAAGATGGCGGCGCAGTACTGGGCGCAGAACGGACAGCCCCGGCGCACGCGCTTCGTCACGCTGTCGGGCGCCTTCCACGGGGAGACGTTGGGGGCCACGAGCGTGGGCGGGGTGCCCGCGTTCCGGGATGTGTTCGGGCCGTTGCTGTTCGACGTGGTGCACGTGCCCTCGCCCGCGGAGGAAGGCGGGTGGGAGCGGGCCTTCGCGGAGGTGGAGCAGGCGTTGAAGGCTTTCCCGGACGAGGTGGCCGGGGTCATTCTGGAACCGGTGGTGCAGGGGGCCGCAGGGATGCAGGTGTACGCGCCGGCGTTCGTGCGCGCGGTGCGTGAGGCGACGCGGGCGGTGGACACGTTCCTGATCGCGGACGAGGTGTTCACGGGGCTGGGGCGGACGGGGGCGCGCTTCGCGTGCGAGCTGGCGGGGGTGGTGCCGGATCTGCTGTGCCTGGCCAAGGCGCTGAGCGGAGGGCTGATGCCGTTCGCGGCGACGCTGGCGACGGAGCGGGTGTTCTCGGGCTTTCTGGGAGGCCGGGAGCGGGCGCTGTACTACGGGCACTCGTACTGCGGAAACCCGCTGGGGGCGGCGGTGGCGCGCGAGGTGCTGGCGGTGTACCGGGACGAGGACGTGCTGGGGCAGGTGGCGCGCAAGGCGCCGCGGGTGAAGGCGGCCTTCGAGCGGATGGCGGAGCGGGTGCCAGGGTTGGTGCGGCCCCGGGCACTCGGCATGGTGGGCGCGGTGGACCTGGGGGGCGGCGGGTACCTGGCCGGGGGAGGATGGCGCGTGTACGAGGCGGCGCGGAGGCGGGGACTGTACCTGCGGCCGTTGGGGGACACCGTCTACATCTCTCCCGCGCTGAACATCCCGGAGGACACGTTGGAGGCGCTGTTGAACGGTGTGGAGGAGAGCCTGCGCGAGGCCGCGGTCGGCTGA
- a CDS encoding GNAT family N-acetyltransferase, with protein sequence MLDPSIRVQVLASITDVPAAQWDALAGPDAPPFIRHAWLAAMEESGSAQEDTGWAPHHLTLWRGDTLVAASPAYFKFHSMGEYIYDFAWAQAAQRLGVEYYPKLLIGAPLSPATAPRFLVAPGEDVSDARHAIMEAAIESAREEGCSSVHVLYPTEEEADFLERGGMARRLTLQFHWKNPGYQSYEDYLARFTSKRRNQFKRERGAAADQGISLRTVPGEALGPEHARRAHAFYAATCERHAWGQVQLTPDFFARVFRAMPDAMQLVEAVRGDKVVAGAFNVVTPERLYGRYWGCFEEHPFLHFHVCLYHSVEESIRAGRKVFEPGAGGEHKVARGFEPTAVHSAHLLFDARLDRTIRDALRRERAHLSLAVEEAERLAGLKPWPPSGV encoded by the coding sequence GTGCTCGACCCGTCCATCCGCGTCCAGGTGCTCGCCTCCATCACCGACGTTCCCGCCGCGCAGTGGGATGCGCTGGCAGGCCCCGATGCGCCCCCCTTCATCCGGCACGCGTGGTTAGCGGCCATGGAGGAGAGCGGCAGTGCCCAGGAGGACACCGGCTGGGCGCCCCACCACCTGACGCTCTGGCGCGGGGACACGCTCGTGGCGGCTTCCCCCGCCTACTTCAAGTTCCACAGCATGGGCGAGTACATCTATGACTTCGCCTGGGCCCAGGCTGCCCAGCGCCTGGGCGTGGAGTACTACCCGAAGCTGCTCATCGGCGCCCCGCTGTCCCCCGCCACCGCGCCGCGCTTCCTCGTCGCCCCGGGCGAGGACGTGAGCGATGCGCGCCACGCCATCATGGAGGCCGCCATCGAGAGCGCCCGCGAGGAGGGCTGCTCGTCCGTCCACGTGCTCTACCCCACCGAGGAGGAGGCGGACTTCCTCGAGCGGGGGGGGATGGCCCGCAGGCTCACCCTCCAGTTCCACTGGAAGAACCCGGGCTACCAGAGCTACGAGGACTATCTGGCGCGCTTCACCTCCAAGCGCCGCAACCAGTTCAAGCGCGAGCGTGGCGCCGCGGCCGACCAGGGCATCAGCCTGCGCACCGTGCCGGGCGAGGCGCTCGGGCCCGAGCATGCCCGGCGCGCCCACGCCTTCTATGCCGCCACCTGCGAGCGCCATGCCTGGGGCCAGGTGCAGCTCACCCCGGACTTCTTCGCCCGCGTCTTCCGCGCCATGCCGGACGCCATGCAACTGGTGGAGGCCGTGCGCGGGGACAAGGTGGTGGCCGGGGCCTTCAACGTGGTGACGCCGGAGCGGCTCTACGGGCGCTACTGGGGCTGCTTCGAGGAGCACCCCTTCCTGCACTTCCACGTCTGCCTGTACCACTCGGTGGAGGAGAGCATCCGCGCAGGCCGCAAGGTGTTCGAGCCCGGCGCGGGGGGGGAGCACAAGGTGGCGCGCGGCTTCGAGCCCACCGCCGTGCACAGCGCCCACCTGCTCTTCGATGCGCGGCTGGACCGCACCATCCGGGATGCCCTCCGGAGGGAGCGCGCCCACCTGTCCCTGGCCGTGGAAGAGGCCGAGCGGCTCGCCGGTCTCAAGCCCTGGCCCCCCTCGGGTGTGTAA
- a CDS encoding nucleotidyl transferase AbiEii/AbiGii toxin family protein — MKTTYPSAFQEISAWAASNSLPVTEARGRFAQYAVLRAIAGSRTLSSTLVFKGGNALDFVWQPNRSTKDLDFSSTDSSLNEEQLRKHLTQGLEQVQRVLGVAFRVQKVERQPPGAEKTFVTYAVTIGYALPDEPRNQERIAKGQPCPNIVPLDISLNEPICDTRDIDVQGVNLLRVSTVEDIVAEKLRALLQQPIRNRNRRQDLLDIAVLLRADVGLDVTRVAEYLKRKAEAREVRVSRAAFNSVEVKERARVDYEALKSSTRASFIPFEEAFQQLQAFVGKLDIPN, encoded by the coding sequence ATGAAGACGACCTATCCTTCGGCGTTCCAGGAAATCTCCGCCTGGGCCGCGAGCAACAGCCTCCCCGTGACAGAAGCCCGGGGCCGGTTCGCTCAGTACGCCGTGCTCCGGGCGATCGCGGGCTCGAGGACCTTGAGCAGCACCCTGGTGTTCAAGGGAGGCAATGCCCTTGATTTCGTCTGGCAGCCGAATCGGAGCACCAAGGACCTGGACTTCTCATCGACGGACTCCTCCCTGAATGAGGAGCAGCTGCGAAAGCATCTGACCCAAGGTTTGGAGCAGGTTCAGCGCGTGTTGGGGGTCGCTTTCCGCGTTCAAAAAGTCGAACGCCAGCCGCCCGGAGCGGAGAAGACCTTCGTCACCTATGCGGTCACCATCGGGTATGCGCTTCCCGATGAGCCTCGGAACCAGGAGCGCATCGCAAAAGGGCAACCCTGCCCGAACATCGTCCCCCTGGACATCAGTCTCAATGAGCCCATTTGTGATACCCGGGACATTGATGTTCAGGGCGTGAACCTTCTCCGTGTGAGTACGGTCGAGGACATCGTCGCGGAGAAGCTTCGGGCGCTCCTCCAGCAGCCCATTCGCAATCGGAATCGCAGGCAGGATCTGCTGGATATCGCGGTGCTTTTGCGCGCGGACGTAGGCCTCGATGTCACACGCGTTGCGGAGTATCTGAAAAGAAAGGCCGAGGCGCGGGAGGTGCGGGTCTCGCGGGCTGCGTTCAACAGTGTCGAGGTCAAGGAACGGGCCCGGGTGGACTACGAAGCCCTCAAGAGTTCGACCCGCGCGTCGTTCATTCCTTTCGAGGAGGCTTTTCAACAGCTGCAGGCGTTTGTGGGCAAGCTCGACATCCCCAACTGA
- a CDS encoding serine hydrolase domain-containing protein, which produces MWLLSIARFWTLTRFLLVAALAGSTVACGHHRPEGPGSPPDLLEDGWQVSSLEAEGMAPEPLAELERRIEAKEYRAPDALLIARHGKLVYERYWNGFHRDKPHDLRSATKSITSLLVGAALAQQMLPGTDTRVLPLLQRYAPFRNAEERKEHITVRDLLEMRSGLACNDWEPDSPGQEERMYDSRDWVKFILDLPMAEAPGQSTVYCTGGVVVLGALVEDAAGVTFPEFSRRALFEPLGITHFEWQAADGGRTDTGGHLRLRPRDFAKIGQLVLDGGRWQGRQLIPEAWIRESTVSSRTLGDSRYGYLWWVNTFGVGGTPVETFFARGNGGQYAFVFPSLGLTALFTGSFYNEAESALAVELVGRFVLVSALRAEGPKP; this is translated from the coding sequence ATGTGGCTGCTGTCGATCGCGCGTTTCTGGACCCTGACCCGGTTCTTGCTTGTGGCCGCGCTCGCGGGGAGCACAGTGGCTTGCGGGCACCACCGGCCGGAAGGCCCTGGGAGCCCGCCGGACCTGCTCGAGGACGGCTGGCAGGTGTCGTCGCTGGAGGCGGAGGGCATGGCCCCGGAGCCGCTCGCGGAGCTGGAGCGGCGCATCGAGGCCAAGGAGTACCGGGCACCGGATGCCCTGCTCATCGCTCGCCACGGCAAGCTCGTCTACGAGCGGTACTGGAACGGCTTCCACCGCGACAAGCCGCATGATCTGCGCTCCGCCACGAAGAGCATCACCTCGCTGCTGGTCGGTGCCGCCCTGGCGCAGCAAATGTTGCCGGGGACTGACACGCGCGTCCTGCCGCTGCTCCAGCGGTATGCGCCCTTCCGGAATGCGGAGGAGCGCAAGGAGCACATCACCGTGAGGGACCTGCTCGAGATGCGCAGCGGCCTGGCGTGCAATGACTGGGAGCCGGACTCTCCGGGGCAGGAGGAGCGGATGTACGACTCCCGAGACTGGGTGAAGTTCATCCTCGATCTGCCCATGGCCGAAGCGCCGGGCCAGTCCACCGTGTATTGCACGGGCGGCGTGGTGGTCCTGGGCGCACTGGTCGAGGACGCGGCGGGCGTGACGTTTCCCGAGTTCTCGCGCCGCGCCCTCTTCGAGCCGCTGGGCATCACCCACTTCGAGTGGCAGGCCGCGGACGGGGGGCGCACCGACACCGGCGGGCACCTGCGCCTGCGCCCTCGCGACTTCGCGAAGATCGGACAGCTCGTGCTGGATGGAGGCAGATGGCAGGGGCGGCAGCTCATCCCCGAGGCCTGGATCCGGGAGTCCACCGTCAGCAGCCGGACGCTGGGGGACTCCCGGTATGGCTACCTCTGGTGGGTGAACACCTTCGGGGTGGGCGGCACGCCCGTGGAGACCTTCTTCGCGCGAGGCAACGGGGGACAGTATGCCTTCGTGTTCCCGTCGCTCGGCTTGACCGCCCTCTTCACGGGCAGCTTCTACAATGAGGCCGAGTCCGCCCTGGCCGTCGAACTGGTGGGGCGGTTCGTCCTCGTGTCCGCGCTGCGGGCGGAGGGCCCGAAACCCTAG
- a CDS encoding RNA polymerase sigma factor, with amino-acid sequence MTAAEVHRAIDAVWRIESPRLIAGLARFVRDVGLAEELAQDALVAALERWPAAGIPDKPGAWLMAAAKHHAIDRFRRSELLARKHEQLVHEFEAGQAGNAWEGETALDDDIGDDLLRLMFTACHPVLPTEARVALTLRVLGGLTTAEIARAFLVPEPTVAQRIVRAKRTLAEARIPFEVPHGAERAPRLASVLEVIYLVFNEGYSATAGEDWMRPELCEDALRLGRILAGLAPQEPEVHGLVALMEIQASRSRARTGPSGEPVLLLEQDRARWDRLLIHRGLAALERAEALGGAQGPYALQAAIAACHARALTAAQTDWTRMAALYAKLAQIAPSPVVELNRAVALSMAFGPAVGLELVDALTAEPLLEGYHLLPSVRGDLLEKLGRLDEARSEFERAASLTRNTRERELMRARAAACARASGRPLSK; translated from the coding sequence GTGACAGCGGCCGAAGTCCATCGCGCGATCGATGCCGTTTGGAGAATCGAGTCGCCGAGGCTCATCGCAGGGCTCGCGCGGTTCGTGCGGGATGTCGGGCTTGCCGAGGAGCTCGCACAGGATGCGCTCGTCGCCGCGCTCGAGCGATGGCCTGCCGCGGGGATTCCGGACAAGCCGGGCGCCTGGCTCATGGCGGCCGCGAAGCATCATGCGATCGACCGGTTCCGGCGAAGCGAGTTGCTCGCGCGCAAGCACGAGCAGCTCGTTCACGAGTTCGAGGCAGGGCAGGCAGGCAATGCCTGGGAGGGAGAGACCGCCCTCGATGATGACATTGGAGATGATCTCTTGCGCCTCATGTTCACGGCCTGTCACCCGGTGCTCCCCACCGAGGCGCGTGTCGCGCTCACGCTCCGGGTGCTCGGCGGTCTGACGACGGCGGAGATCGCCCGGGCATTCCTGGTTCCGGAGCCGACGGTCGCCCAGCGCATCGTCCGGGCCAAGCGGACCCTCGCCGAGGCACGCATCCCCTTCGAAGTCCCTCACGGGGCCGAGAGGGCACCCCGGCTGGCATCGGTGCTGGAGGTCATCTACCTCGTCTTCAACGAGGGCTATTCGGCGACGGCGGGGGAGGACTGGATGCGGCCAGAGCTTTGCGAGGACGCGCTCCGGCTCGGGCGCATCCTGGCGGGCCTCGCACCGCAGGAGCCGGAGGTCCACGGACTCGTCGCGCTCATGGAGATCCAGGCCTCGCGCTCGCGGGCGCGGACAGGCCCTTCGGGAGAGCCTGTCCTGCTCCTGGAGCAGGACCGCGCGCGTTGGGATCGCCTTCTCATCCACCGGGGCTTGGCGGCGCTGGAGCGTGCCGAGGCGCTGGGAGGCGCACAGGGACCGTATGCGCTTCAAGCCGCGATCGCCGCCTGTCACGCGCGGGCCTTGACCGCGGCACAGACCGACTGGACGCGGATGGCCGCGCTCTATGCGAAGCTGGCCCAGATCGCCCCTTCGCCGGTCGTCGAGTTGAATCGCGCCGTCGCGCTCTCGATGGCCTTCGGTCCCGCCGTGGGCCTTGAACTGGTTGATGCGCTGACCGCGGAACCGCTGCTGGAGGGCTACCACCTCCTGCCCAGCGTCCGGGGCGATCTCCTGGAAAAGCTCGGCCGCCTCGACGAGGCCCGCTCGGAATTCGAGCGAGCCGCATCCCTCACGAGGAACACCCGCGAGCGCGAACTCATGCGTGCACGCGCAGCGGCATGCGCCCGTGCTTCCGGCCGCCCTTTGTCGAAATGA
- a CDS encoding type IV toxin-antitoxin system AbiEi family antitoxin domain-containing protein, with translation MRKATYSQAMLEEMAAEQRRVISDWRALLLLRRATQRIPADARRWEGAPSRLEEIHAILNRLVQNGDLKPIKGLSRIYEARSPFVQTGGIQEEEILMELHPYAALSHVTALVFHGMTEEFPKEIHALLPSGHTGGMLPPGTREGDWEGLWLGLSLVRGRTADEIMGTPIRWHSLSRGTALIGTAEYQPKGYPVRVTTPERTLVDGLLHPEWCGGIGPVLDAWARIRDTLDVNHLVELVEQFNVAILKQRVGFILEQLGMTHPQVEQWPAQAKRGGSSKLFGGAPFKPDFSERWKLSINVPIDVLQGAR, from the coding sequence TTGAGAAAAGCGACCTACAGCCAAGCGATGCTGGAGGAGATGGCTGCGGAGCAGCGAAGGGTCATCTCCGACTGGCGTGCGCTGCTTCTGCTGAGACGTGCGACGCAGCGGATACCGGCTGACGCGCGGCGATGGGAGGGGGCTCCCAGCAGATTGGAGGAGATCCACGCGATCCTCAACCGCTTGGTCCAGAACGGTGATCTGAAGCCGATCAAGGGGCTCTCACGCATTTATGAAGCCAGGTCTCCCTTTGTGCAGACCGGGGGCATTCAAGAGGAGGAGATCCTCATGGAGCTCCACCCCTATGCGGCCTTGAGCCATGTCACGGCGCTCGTCTTCCACGGAATGACGGAGGAGTTTCCCAAGGAGATCCACGCGCTTCTGCCCTCGGGTCACACGGGGGGGATGCTTCCACCAGGAACCCGGGAGGGAGACTGGGAGGGTTTGTGGCTGGGCTTGTCGCTTGTCCGTGGCCGCACGGCGGATGAGATCATGGGGACCCCGATTCGCTGGCACTCCCTTTCGAGGGGCACCGCCTTGATCGGGACAGCGGAATATCAGCCCAAAGGTTATCCGGTTCGCGTGACCACACCCGAAAGGACGCTGGTGGATGGCCTGTTGCATCCAGAGTGGTGTGGCGGCATCGGTCCGGTCTTGGATGCGTGGGCACGGATTCGGGACACGCTGGACGTCAACCATCTGGTTGAACTCGTGGAGCAATTTAACGTCGCCATCCTCAAGCAGCGCGTGGGGTTCATCTTGGAACAGCTTGGGATGACCCACCCGCAAGTGGAGCAGTGGCCCGCCCAAGCCAAGCGGGGCGGCTCCAGCAAGCTCTTCGGGGGGGCCCCATTCAAGCCGGACTTCAGTGAGCGTTGGAAGCTGTCGATCAACGTGCCCATTGATGTCCTCCAGGGGGCGAGATGA
- a CDS encoding DUF2378 family protein, producing MTHRSPAAASTSSMEAEYARRIALATPADTARGLFFNGVLSAVITFGGEPALKQCHARLNDKRFERRFIDFSSYPVSDFLRLTLAASQMLNSQFGNPETTQRRLGMQATRDFLSSMAGRTVLLLSGDSPKRLLDKIPNAYRSAVSYGERTVTMMGDKAARVVFTRDFMLPHYNEGVLSAVLESVNARNPRVLSRSIGPMDSEYELAWD from the coding sequence ATGACTCACCGGAGCCCAGCGGCAGCGTCCACCTCCTCAATGGAGGCCGAGTACGCGCGGCGCATCGCCTTGGCCACGCCCGCGGACACCGCGCGAGGGTTGTTCTTCAACGGCGTGTTGTCGGCGGTGATTACCTTCGGGGGCGAGCCGGCCCTGAAACAGTGTCACGCCCGGCTCAACGACAAGCGCTTCGAGCGGCGCTTCATCGACTTCTCCAGCTATCCTGTCTCCGACTTCCTGCGGCTGACGCTCGCGGCCTCGCAGATGCTCAACTCGCAGTTCGGCAACCCGGAGACGACCCAGCGCCGCCTCGGCATGCAGGCCACGCGCGACTTCCTCAGCTCCATGGCGGGGCGCACCGTGCTGCTGCTCTCGGGAGACTCGCCCAAGCGCCTGCTGGACAAGATTCCCAACGCCTACCGCTCGGCGGTGAGCTACGGCGAGCGCACCGTGACGATGATGGGCGACAAGGCCGCCCGCGTCGTCTTCACGCGCGACTTCATGCTCCCGCACTACAACGAGGGCGTCCTGAGCGCCGTGCTGGAGTCCGTCAACGCCCGCAACCCCCGCGTCCTCTCGCGCTCCATCGGCCCGATGGACTCCGAGTACGAACTGGCCTGGGACTAG
- a CDS encoding DEAD/DEAH box helicase — protein MQFNLPSNHGLSQDVQKDPDLLWRAPDGSPSLTDVQHAALAAGVARGTSLLVVAPTSTGKTHIGLWALMGWLFSDQPRHAVYLVTHRALARQKFEELTKLLCARHFQGDKSSIALATGDAVEDGEGHTPTQPLEVPVLVATYEKYLAMVSGAGIREDMSQSLIICDEIQILGDESRGRNIEILLTLMKKARWGQLVGLSAVLDPSDAKHLSDWLGVKLIHLSSREKHLHYECRTPTRLLSFRTDQSEAGIQDQERPASAPDDLPALIAQVLRQPHNLPAIVFCTSKKRVYETTGAYARSLKLTVSPTQSLLSGLRESTAAARELSCYIPKGFAFHTADLLDAERRLVEEKIAKQEIKLVFATSTLAAGVNFPFKTAIFDRWKRWNDRTKTHEPLPASEFQNMAGRVGRMGTTGTHGSVLLTSTDGFADKKSIRIYLQPDQTNPLTPRITPQAFHQLSLQLVSSGMCETQEELEELLLSSFSATREQESNQTGLAHWTAQLNKSTDALRNWGFIL, from the coding sequence ATGCAATTCAACCTGCCGTCGAACCACGGCCTATCCCAAGACGTACAGAAGGACCCGGATCTGCTCTGGCGAGCCCCGGACGGCTCGCCATCGCTGACCGATGTGCAGCACGCGGCCCTCGCGGCGGGCGTCGCACGAGGGACCTCCCTGCTCGTCGTTGCCCCGACGTCGACGGGCAAGACCCACATCGGCCTGTGGGCGCTCATGGGGTGGCTGTTCTCCGATCAGCCCCGGCATGCCGTCTACCTGGTGACACATCGCGCGCTGGCCCGGCAGAAGTTCGAAGAGCTGACCAAGCTCCTCTGCGCACGTCACTTCCAAGGGGACAAGAGCAGCATCGCCCTCGCCACGGGAGACGCCGTGGAAGATGGCGAAGGGCACACGCCCACGCAGCCGCTCGAAGTCCCTGTCCTGGTGGCCACCTATGAGAAGTACCTCGCGATGGTCTCGGGGGCAGGCATCCGCGAGGACATGTCCCAGAGCCTCATCATCTGCGATGAGATCCAAATCCTGGGCGACGAGAGCCGTGGCCGCAACATCGAGATCCTGCTGACCTTGATGAAGAAAGCACGCTGGGGACAACTTGTGGGCTTGTCCGCCGTGCTCGACCCGAGTGACGCCAAGCACCTGAGTGACTGGCTGGGGGTGAAGCTCATCCACCTCAGCAGCCGGGAGAAGCACCTGCACTATGAGTGTCGCACCCCCACCCGCCTCCTCTCGTTCCGCACGGACCAGTCCGAGGCGGGAATCCAAGATCAGGAACGTCCCGCCTCGGCCCCGGATGACCTTCCAGCCCTCATCGCCCAGGTGCTTCGCCAGCCCCACAACCTGCCTGCGATCGTCTTCTGCACCTCCAAGAAACGGGTCTACGAAACCACGGGGGCCTATGCCCGCTCCCTCAAGCTCACGGTCTCGCCCACCCAATCCCTTCTGTCTGGATTGAGGGAATCCACTGCGGCGGCGCGCGAGCTGTCTTGCTACATCCCCAAGGGTTTCGCCTTCCACACCGCTGACCTGCTCGATGCGGAGCGGCGTCTCGTCGAGGAAAAGATCGCAAAGCAAGAGATCAAGCTGGTCTTCGCCACCAGCACCCTCGCCGCGGGCGTCAACTTCCCCTTCAAGACGGCCATCTTCGACCGGTGGAAGCGATGGAATGATCGGACCAAAACCCATGAACCCTTGCCCGCGAGTGAGTTCCAGAACATGGCCGGCAGGGTCGGCCGCATGGGGACGACGGGCACCCACGGAAGCGTCCTTCTGACTTCCACGGATGGATTTGCCGACAAGAAGAGCATCCGAATCTACCTTCAGCCCGACCAGACCAATCCCCTCACCCCGCGCATCACGCCCCAGGCCTTCCATCAGCTCTCGCTTCAGCTCGTCTCTTCCGGGATGTGCGAGACCCAAGAGGAATTGGAGGAGCTGCTCCTGAGCAGCTTCAGCGCCACACGGGAGCAGGAGTCGAACCAGACCGGCCTTGCCCATTGGACTGCTCAACTCAACAAATCCACTGATGCGCTCAGGAACTGGGGGTTCATTTTATGA